The proteins below come from a single Micromonospora citrea genomic window:
- a CDS encoding HAD-IA family hydrolase, with protein sequence MGRRHLRQPIATPRPGTPHRSTRPAVRRPNTAHDQPLRRPRIRAVLFDSSGTLVRPAEPGARPCEDVEEILRRHWPAAPIRDLPDAFRSAAAMLERAKRLGTWEDHCRTFLAELGIGRPSQPLLDELIAADPTRVRPFSEVPTTLGRLRERGLSMAVVSDSLDTAESLRSSYERIGLRGYFRYFAVAGELGCMKPDPAIYRAASRALGEPPQRTCYVDDNPDLVTAAISLGYRGLALCRTGTPAPPDLPYIAALDEVLWHVDDP encoded by the coding sequence ATGGGCCGACGACATCTCCGGCAACCGATCGCAACGCCCAGACCAGGAACGCCTCACCGCAGCACACGCCCGGCTGTGAGACGTCCGAACACTGCGCATGATCAACCCCTCCGGCGGCCCCGCATCCGAGCCGTCCTGTTCGACTCGTCCGGCACGTTGGTCCGACCCGCCGAACCGGGTGCGCGTCCCTGCGAGGACGTGGAGGAGATCCTCCGGCGACATTGGCCGGCAGCGCCCATCAGGGACCTGCCGGACGCGTTCCGGTCCGCGGCCGCCATGCTCGAGCGTGCGAAGAGGCTCGGAACGTGGGAAGACCACTGCCGCACCTTCCTGGCCGAACTCGGCATCGGCCGGCCGTCGCAACCACTACTGGACGAGCTGATCGCCGCGGATCCGACCCGAGTTCGGCCCTTCTCCGAGGTGCCCACCACCCTCGGCCGGCTGCGGGAGCGAGGCCTGTCGATGGCGGTGGTCAGCGACAGCCTGGACACCGCGGAGTCCTTGAGGAGCAGCTACGAGCGGATCGGCCTGCGCGGCTACTTCCGATACTTCGCCGTGGCGGGCGAGCTGGGATGCATGAAGCCTGACCCGGCGATCTACCGGGCGGCAAGCAGGGCACTGGGCGAGCCACCACAGCGCACCTGTTACGTGGACGACAACCCAGACCTGGTCACCGCCGCCATCAGCCTCGGATACCGAGGGCTCGCGCTCTGCCGCACCGGCACGCCCGCACCGCCGGACCTGCCGTACATCGCCGCCCTGGACGAGGTCCTCTGGCACGTCGACGACCCGTGA
- a CDS encoding pyruvate, phosphate dikinase, with protein MNWICPLSSDTDESPQLLGGKGHGLVVLRRLGLPVPPGFVIGTHTCRAFLRDGRFPEGLDAELATAVQGLEAATGRRLGAVRRPLVVSVRSGAAVSMPGMMSTILNLGLTTEATAGLAAETGDPTFTREARQRFLTSFTAAVRATADDAAAGTRRSGTAVPDDAMDQLRAAVGAVFASWHTPRATTYRELHDIPHDSGTAVIVQAMVFGNRGEHSGTGVAFSRDPNTGEKTPFGDVLFGRQGEDVVSGRSTTRPLSELAERQPAVWRGLLAALHRVEHHYRDACHVEFTFEAGRLWLLQVRPGGLTGRAAIRVAVDLADEQLIDRRTALRRVSPQHLRNAHTPRIRTGVGLDVLARGQGACPGVAAGRIAVTADRAARMAADGPVVLVRPHTSPLDMHGLAAATGIVTSRGGPTSHAAVVARAMGRPAVVNATALSVDVAGECVRVGERVVAEGTLVTIDGTSGEVVVGNPGTATVTVDSHLNRLLEWADDISGNRSQRPDQERLTAAHARL; from the coding sequence ATGAACTGGATCTGTCCCCTCAGTTCCGACACCGACGAGTCCCCGCAGCTGCTTGGCGGCAAGGGACACGGCCTCGTCGTGCTGCGACGTCTCGGCCTGCCCGTCCCGCCCGGATTCGTCATCGGCACCCACACGTGCCGTGCCTTTTTGCGTGACGGGCGGTTCCCCGAGGGCCTCGACGCCGAGCTGGCCACCGCCGTTCAGGGACTTGAGGCAGCCACCGGAAGACGCCTCGGTGCGGTTCGACGTCCCCTGGTCGTATCGGTCCGATCCGGCGCCGCCGTGTCGATGCCCGGCATGATGAGCACCATCCTCAACCTCGGCCTCACCACCGAGGCGACGGCCGGACTGGCCGCCGAGACCGGCGACCCGACCTTCACGCGGGAAGCCCGCCAGCGATTTCTCACCAGCTTTACGGCCGCCGTGCGCGCGACCGCGGACGACGCGGCGGCAGGCACTCGGCGGTCCGGCACGGCTGTCCCTGACGACGCCATGGACCAACTGCGAGCGGCGGTGGGTGCGGTCTTCGCGTCGTGGCACACCCCGCGCGCGACCACTTACCGCGAACTGCACGACATCCCACACGACTCAGGCACGGCCGTGATCGTCCAAGCCATGGTGTTCGGCAACCGCGGCGAGCACAGCGGCACCGGCGTTGCCTTCAGCCGCGATCCCAACACCGGCGAGAAGACCCCGTTCGGTGACGTCCTGTTCGGCCGGCAGGGCGAAGATGTCGTCTCCGGACGGTCCACCACCCGGCCGTTGTCCGAGCTCGCCGAACGGCAGCCGGCGGTATGGAGAGGCCTGCTGGCGGCCCTGCACCGGGTCGAACACCACTACCGCGACGCCTGCCACGTCGAGTTCACGTTCGAGGCAGGCCGCCTGTGGCTTCTGCAGGTGCGGCCCGGCGGTCTCACCGGCCGTGCCGCGATCCGCGTCGCCGTCGACCTCGCCGACGAACAGCTCATCGACCGACGCACGGCCCTGCGGCGCGTCTCACCACAGCATCTGCGCAACGCCCACACACCCCGGATACGCACCGGCGTCGGGCTCGACGTCCTCGCCCGCGGGCAGGGCGCATGTCCGGGTGTCGCAGCCGGGCGCATCGCGGTCACCGCCGACCGGGCCGCACGCATGGCCGCCGACGGCCCGGTCGTCCTCGTGCGCCCCCACACCTCGCCGCTGGACATGCACGGTCTGGCGGCCGCCACCGGGATAGTCACCAGCCGTGGCGGACCCACCAGCCACGCGGCCGTCGTGGCCCGAGCCATGGGACGACCCGCGGTCGTCAACGCGACCGCACTGAGCGTCGACGTCGCGGGGGAGTGTGTGCGGGTCGGCGAACGCGTCGTCGCCGAAGGGACACTCGTCACCATCGACGGCACCAGCGGAGAGGTCGTCGTCGGCAACCCGGGCACCGCCACCGTAACCGTCGACAGCCATCTGAACCGCCTGCTCGAATGGGCCGACGACATCTCCGGCAACCGATCGCAACGCCCAGACCAGGAACGCCTCACCGCAGCACACGCCCGGCTGTGA
- a CDS encoding transcriptional regulator, translated as MTGSDESLVLHALRCIGFAGLARVADAAGLPEGETESQLIDLAVAGLVTRTPGEFGGWGLTEAGRVEDARRIAGELDATGARDAVAAAYEKFMVLNPELLDLCSAWHLRTVDGVAASNDHSDRAYDARVLKRFADLDQRAEAVCADLAAASPRFRRYRTRLAAALDRARSGALDELVDSTTSYHTVWFQLHEDLLATLGIPRQ; from the coding sequence ATGACCGGCTCCGACGAATCGCTCGTGCTGCACGCGCTTCGGTGTATCGGATTCGCCGGACTGGCGCGCGTGGCAGACGCGGCCGGCCTCCCCGAGGGGGAGACGGAGTCCCAGCTGATCGATCTCGCCGTTGCCGGCCTGGTGACGCGGACGCCGGGCGAGTTCGGCGGGTGGGGTCTCACGGAGGCCGGCCGTGTCGAGGACGCCCGACGGATTGCCGGCGAGCTCGACGCCACCGGGGCCCGGGACGCCGTGGCCGCGGCGTACGAGAAGTTCATGGTGCTCAACCCCGAGCTGCTGGATCTCTGCTCCGCCTGGCATCTGCGTACCGTCGACGGCGTCGCTGCCTCGAACGACCACTCCGACCGCGCGTACGACGCTCGAGTCCTGAAGCGATTCGCCGACCTGGACCAGCGTGCCGAGGCTGTGTGCGCGGACCTGGCCGCGGCGTCGCCGCGGTTCCGGCGGTACCGGACCAGACTCGCCGCGGCGCTCGACCGCGCCCGGTCCGGCGCTCTGGATGAACTGGTCGACAGCACGACCTCTTATCACACGGTGTGGTTTCAGCTCCACGAAGATCTGCTCGCCACCCTCGGCATCCCACGACAGTGA
- a CDS encoding TetR/AcrR family transcriptional regulator: MVRLTRAQQQARTRAAVLAAATQEFAEHGYVDAKVDRIAARADLTRGAVYSNFPSKRSLYLAVLLEAVPRTPAPEAPAVAMDVATAVEAFARVWLERLPLAGDSAAAAKLKYQSLTGVFDDEPGRAALAGLTTLESLLVALALESCQPPEAGRRVRLAELILTLLNGAGHLAQTAPGFGDPFDVARACRHLAGLDVDDVWRPPHLPYVAASEPRHDAWTPPAELADAITGRPVGFDGDGLVVVLGTGRLGAAEEAVRAARPGDVVTVAIVTSDPAEIGALVRLKITDLAACLRRAFGPTISLSTRLVVDDQAALASAVGADTAEKTEAAIRIRDGKIIARASGWGAAYAAATSPTPTEADER; this comes from the coding sequence GTGGTGCGGTTGACGCGGGCGCAACAGCAGGCGAGGACGCGCGCCGCCGTGCTGGCGGCGGCGACGCAGGAGTTCGCCGAGCACGGCTATGTCGACGCCAAGGTCGATCGCATCGCTGCGCGAGCGGACCTGACCCGAGGCGCCGTCTACTCGAACTTTCCGAGCAAGCGATCGTTGTACCTGGCGGTTCTGCTCGAAGCTGTACCGCGCACGCCCGCGCCGGAGGCGCCCGCTGTGGCGATGGATGTGGCGACGGCGGTCGAGGCCTTCGCGCGCGTCTGGCTCGAACGGCTGCCGCTGGCCGGTGATTCGGCCGCCGCCGCCAAACTGAAGTACCAGTCACTGACCGGCGTGTTCGACGATGAACCCGGGCGCGCCGCCCTTGCCGGGCTCACCACGTTGGAAAGCCTGCTGGTGGCTCTCGCGCTGGAGTCCTGCCAGCCGCCCGAAGCGGGTCGGCGGGTGCGGTTGGCCGAGCTGATCCTGACCCTGTTGAACGGAGCGGGTCATCTTGCCCAGACCGCGCCGGGCTTCGGTGATCCGTTCGACGTGGCGCGCGCCTGCCGTCATCTCGCCGGCCTCGACGTGGACGACGTCTGGAGGCCGCCCCATCTGCCGTACGTCGCCGCATCCGAACCGCGCCACGACGCGTGGACGCCGCCGGCGGAGCTGGCTGATGCGATCACGGGCCGTCCCGTCGGGTTCGACGGCGACGGCCTCGTGGTGGTCCTCGGAACAGGACGCCTGGGGGCGGCCGAGGAAGCGGTTCGTGCCGCCCGGCCGGGAGACGTCGTCACCGTGGCGATCGTCACGAGCGACCCGGCCGAGATCGGGGCACTGGTCCGGCTGAAGATCACCGACCTCGCCGCCTGCCTGCGGCGGGCGTTCGGGCCGACGATCAGCCTGTCGACGCGCCTGGTCGTCGATGACCAGGCCGCGCTCGCGTCCGCCGTCGGTGCCGACACGGCCGAGAAGACCGAAGCCGCGATCCGCATCCGAGACGGGAAGATCATCGCTCGGGCATCCGGTTGGGGCGCCGCCTACGCGGCGGCGACCAGCCCGACGCCGACCGAGGCGGACGAACGATGA
- a CDS encoding ATP-binding cassette domain-containing protein has translation MTDHGLEAHELTKRFRGTTALNGVDLAIPRGQILGLLGPNGAGKTTLIRVLATLLRPDSGTARVAGYDVVRHAGQVRRRIALSGQHTSVDEEIDGRANLVMIGQLLDLTRRDAIRRADELLSRFGLTEAGSRRVATYSGGMRRRLDLAASLVGRPQVVFLDEPSVGLDPGKREELWQMIRDLSSDGATVLLTTQYLEEADTLADAVTVIDHGRVIASGTPAQLKQQVGGHTVNVRVEDPADVDRVAAILTVVTDRTPARATRHQLTVPVSGDDDFFRITAELRRQAVGVSELSLRLPSLDEAFHALTDAASPHADSAKAPR, from the coding sequence GTGACCGACCACGGCCTGGAAGCGCACGAGCTCACCAAACGCTTCCGCGGCACCACCGCTCTCAACGGCGTCGACCTGGCGATCCCCCGAGGCCAGATCCTGGGTCTGCTGGGCCCCAACGGCGCCGGCAAGACCACCCTCATCCGGGTTCTCGCCACCCTGCTCAGGCCCGACAGCGGAACCGCGCGGGTGGCCGGCTACGACGTCGTGCGCCATGCGGGACAGGTACGCCGACGCATCGCCCTGTCCGGCCAGCACACGAGCGTCGACGAGGAAATCGACGGGCGGGCGAATCTCGTCATGATCGGTCAGCTCCTCGACCTGACCCGGCGCGACGCCATCCGCCGGGCCGACGAGCTGCTGTCCCGCTTCGGCCTCACCGAGGCGGGCAGCCGGCGCGTCGCCACGTACTCCGGTGGCATGCGCCGCCGGCTCGACCTGGCGGCGAGCCTGGTCGGCCGCCCCCAGGTGGTGTTCCTGGACGAACCCTCGGTCGGCCTCGACCCCGGCAAACGCGAAGAGCTGTGGCAGATGATCCGCGACCTCAGCTCCGACGGGGCCACCGTCCTGCTGACGACTCAGTATCTGGAAGAAGCCGACACTCTCGCCGACGCCGTCACCGTCATCGACCACGGACGGGTCATCGCGAGCGGCACTCCGGCGCAACTCAAACAACAGGTCGGCGGACACACCGTCAACGTGCGAGTCGAAGACCCCGCCGACGTCGACCGCGTCGCCGCCATCCTCACCGTCGTCACCGACCGGACCCCGGCACGCGCCACCCGTCACCAACTGACCGTGCCGGTCTCCGGGGACGACGACTTCTTCCGGATCACCGCCGAACTGCGCCGCCAAGCCGTCGGCGTCAGCGAACTGTCGCTCCGCCTACCCAGCCTCGACGAGGCATTCCACGCCCTGACCGACGCAGCGAGCCCGCACGCCGACTCCGCAAAGGCCCCGAGATGA
- a CDS encoding ABC transporter permease — translation MTMPTHPVDPRADRPLRWLRHSLVLARRSLAKTSRNPGAIVNGVVTPALFLILFLYLFGGAVAGSTDDYMQYLFPGIIVMGAGLTGLVSTGTNINTDLKKGVNDRFRSLPISRLAPLLGSVLADIVRYLIAVAILFLLGTILGFRSHGGVTATLAAIGLAILFGFCVSWITVLIGVMAKSAEAVLAFSFLTFLPLQLGTSLAAPTTSLPGWLRSWVQVNPVTVVMDACRALLNGTPPGDRITVTLTWCAAIFLLSCPMAVWTYSRRQ, via the coding sequence ATGACCATGCCCACCCATCCCGTCGACCCGCGAGCGGACCGGCCGCTGCGCTGGCTACGCCACAGCCTCGTCCTCGCCCGCCGCAGCCTCGCCAAGACCTCCCGCAACCCAGGCGCCATCGTCAACGGGGTGGTCACCCCCGCGCTCTTCCTCATCCTCTTCCTGTATCTCTTCGGTGGGGCGGTCGCCGGCTCGACCGACGACTACATGCAGTACCTGTTCCCCGGCATCATCGTCATGGGCGCCGGCCTGACCGGGCTCGTGTCGACCGGCACGAACATCAACACAGATCTCAAGAAGGGCGTCAACGATCGCTTCCGCAGCCTGCCCATCAGCCGCCTGGCACCGCTGCTCGGCTCCGTGCTCGCCGACATCGTCCGCTACCTGATCGCCGTCGCGATCCTGTTCCTGCTCGGAACGATCCTCGGTTTCCGCAGCCACGGCGGCGTCACCGCCACCCTCGCCGCCATTGGCCTGGCCATCCTCTTCGGCTTCTGCGTCAGCTGGATCACGGTGCTCATCGGCGTCATGGCCAAGAGCGCCGAGGCCGTCCTGGCGTTCAGTTTTCTCACCTTTCTGCCGCTTCAGCTCGGCACCAGCCTCGCCGCCCCCACCACGAGCCTTCCCGGCTGGCTGCGATCCTGGGTACAGGTCAACCCGGTGACCGTCGTCATGGACGCCTGCCGCGCGTTGCTCAACGGAACACCGCCCGGCGACCGGATCACCGTCACGCTCACCTGGTGTGCGGCGATATTCCTGTTGTCGTGCCCGATGGCGGTCTGGACCTACAGTCGCCGCCAATGA
- a CDS encoding DUF5984 family protein yields MIRFRFELYPLDEVSPWGRDQPTLHWFGLTEGWYWLEAGGHELLRRTRQVRQHPYVDYYLARLWEDVIFFTPQVLEPVPDDLQPLIASHRAQWTCDPLDFVAEPDEEPTDDGNADVPDHPVVTAAIWHSEHHLDFGYLRNPPKLRFWRTSRGVRDEITIDWQHEDDGEIGFHGDPTIRLSVPTTAYLEAVHTLNRELMDAMEQRIEELERRGGLPGVDLDLVQLRREHEDRRHWLAKNLDRSPGTDWNILRQGARLLLDDVRRADAPEG; encoded by the coding sequence ATGATCAGGTTCCGGTTCGAGTTGTACCCACTGGACGAGGTGTCGCCGTGGGGCAGGGATCAGCCGACGCTCCACTGGTTCGGGCTCACCGAGGGCTGGTACTGGCTCGAAGCGGGCGGCCACGAACTTCTGCGCCGCACCCGGCAGGTCCGCCAGCATCCCTACGTCGACTACTACCTGGCCCGGCTCTGGGAGGACGTCATCTTCTTCACGCCCCAGGTGCTGGAGCCGGTGCCCGATGATCTGCAGCCACTCATCGCCTCCCACCGCGCACAGTGGACGTGCGACCCGCTCGACTTCGTCGCCGAACCCGATGAGGAACCGACCGACGACGGGAACGCGGACGTGCCCGACCATCCTGTCGTCACCGCCGCCATCTGGCACAGCGAGCACCACCTGGACTTCGGTTACCTCCGCAATCCGCCCAAGCTGCGATTCTGGCGTACCAGCCGCGGCGTGCGGGACGAGATCACCATCGACTGGCAACACGAGGACGACGGCGAGATCGGTTTTCACGGCGACCCCACAATCCGGCTCAGCGTCCCGACCACCGCCTACCTCGAGGCCGTGCACACCCTCAACCGCGAGTTGATGGACGCCATGGAGCAGCGGATCGAGGAACTGGAACGCCGCGGCGGGCTACCTGGCGTGGACCTCGACCTCGTCCAGCTGAGGCGTGAACACGAAGACCGGCGACACTGGCTCGCCAAGAACCTCGACCGCTCCCCTGGAACCGACTGGAACATCCTCCGCCAAGGTGCCCGCCTGCTGCTCGACGACGTGCGACGAGCCGACGCCCCGGAGGGCTAG